The genomic region TCTCATGCCACCTCCACCCGTTCCCGGTGGCCCGCGCGCAGCGCCAGCACCGCGAAGACCAGCGTGCCGAAGAACAGCGCCACGCCCATCGCGGCCGCGTAGCCGAACTTGCCGTAGCTGAAGGCGGTCCGGTACAGCGACAGCCCGATCACCTCGGTCGCGCCGTCCGGCCCGCCCGGTCCCACGGTCATGATCTGCACCAGCGCGAACCCGTCCAGCGCGGCCATGCCCAGGTAGACGAAGGCCACCTGCACGTTCTCCCGCAGCAGCGGCAGGGTGATCCGCCAGAACGCGGTCCACCGGCCGGCCCCGTCCAGCAGTGCGGCCTCGTAGTACTCGCGCGGGATGCCGTCGATGGCCGCACTGAACAGCACCAGGTAGAACCCGACGCCGGACCAGATCAGCACCGCCAGCACCGCGAACAGCGCCAGTCCCGGCTCGGCCAGCCAGCTGCGCGCCAGCCCGTCCAGGCCGACCGCGCGCAGCGCGCCGTTGATCAGGCCGCTGTTCGGGTTGTAGGCGAAACCCCACAGCACGGCCACGATCGAGACCGACAGCAGCTGTGGGAAGAAGAACACGATCGAGTAGAACCGCGCCCCGCGCACGCCGGAGCGCCCGCTGCGGCCGCCGAAGCGGAGCAGGGTGGCCAGGAACAGTCCAATCGCGACGGTGGCCACCGGCAATGTCAGCAGCAGCACCAGGTTGTTGCGCACCCCGGCCAGGAACAGCGAGTCCTCGGCCAGTTGGGCGAAGTTGGCCAGACCGACGAACCGCGCGGTGCCGCCGACCCCGTTCCAGTCGGTCAGCGACAGGTAGAACGCCTGCGCGTACGGGGACAGCACGAAGACCACGTGCAGCACCAGCGCGGGCAACAGGGCACAGGCGAGGAAGCCCAGGGCGGGTCCGCCGGGCCGCGCCCGCGAGGGCCGGCCGACTCGCCGCGCCGGTGTGCCCGCCATCAGCGGGTGTACTTCTTGACGCTGCCGTCCTTGGCCAGCGCGTCGGCCGCCTGCTGCACCCGCTCGGTGAAGGCCACCGGGCTGAGCCTGCCGGTGATCAGCTCACCCACCGCGTCATCGGCCGCCTTGCGCAGCACCGGATACCAGCCTCGGTGCCGGAAGCTGACCAGTTCGGTGCCCGCGGCCTTCACCGCGGCGCTCACCGAGCCAAGGCCGCTGGAGAGGGTCAGCCCGTCGGTGGCGCCCGCGACCGAGGGCAGGGTGCCCGCGGTGCGCGCGAACTCCCGGCAGGCGTTGCGGGAGAACAACATCCGCAGGAACTCCAGGCCGCCGGCCACGTTCTTCGCCTTGGCCGGGACCAGGTAGGACTCGGTGCTGGACGCCTCCACCGCGGCCGGTTTGAGCTTGTCCGACGCAGTGCGCGCGGGCACTACGCCCATGGTCATCTGGAAGCCCTGCGGGGTGACCGCCTGCTGTTCGCTCTCCAGCCAGGACCCGGACGGGATGAACGCCGCCTTGCCCTGGCACCAGGCGGCCTGCGCCTCGGTGTGCGACAACGCTTCCGAGCCGGGCATCAGGTAGCCCCGCCCGGCCAGTTCGGCGAATGCCTCGGCCGCGCCGCGCACCGCATCCTGCCGCCAGGCCCCCGGTTCCAGGTTGTCCAGCGCCTTGATCAGGTCCATGCCCCCGGTCTTGGCGGCCATGGTGAGCAGCGGGTCGGTGACGTAGTCGGGGTACTTGCCCTGGTAGGTCCACGGCGCGATGCCGGTCTTCTTGATCTCCGCGCAGAGCGCGAGCATCGCGTCCCAGGTGGCCGGATAGGTCCAGCCGTGCTTGTCGAACAGGGACTTGGAGTACCACAGGCCCCACACGGTGAAGGTGTAGTTGAGGTGCACGCAGGTCCCGTCCCGGCTGCCGTCCTCCACCACCCCCGGCAGCAGGGTGGCCTGCACGGTGGTGTTCGGATCATCCCAGGACGGGGCGTCGAGCAGCTCGGCCAGGTTGGTCAGCTGCCCGGCGGCGGCCAGCGCGGAGATGTCCAGCGCGCCCGCGCCGGTGTTGTCCA from Crossiella sp. CA-258035 harbors:
- a CDS encoding sugar ABC transporter permease; translated protein: MAGTPARRVGRPSRARPGGPALGFLACALLPALVLHVVFVLSPYAQAFYLSLTDWNGVGGTARFVGLANFAQLAEDSLFLAGVRNNLVLLLTLPVATVAIGLFLATLLRFGGRSGRSGVRGARFYSIVFFFPQLLSVSIVAVLWGFAYNPNSGLINGALRAVGLDGLARSWLAEPGLALFAVLAVLIWSGVGFYLVLFSAAIDGIPREYYEAALLDGAGRWTAFWRITLPLLRENVQVAFVYLGMAALDGFALVQIMTVGPGGPDGATEVIGLSLYRTAFSYGKFGYAAAMGVALFFGTLVFAVLALRAGHRERVEVA
- the ngcE gene encoding N-acetylglucosamine/diacetylchitobiose ABC transporter substrate-binding protein; amino-acid sequence: MTTSNISRRTLLRAAAALGVSAPLLGACVTGGGSGDAPAARGERSPENPFGVKADAPLEVVVFKGGYGDDYVKAAGQVYKQRYPGAVIDHKGIQQVGDALRPRFVANTPPDVVDNTGAGALDISALAAAGQLTNLAELLDAPSWDDPNTTVQATLLPGVVEDGSRDGTCVHLNYTFTVWGLWYSKSLFDKHGWTYPATWDAMLALCAEIKKTGIAPWTYQGKYPDYVTDPLLTMAAKTGGMDLIKALDNLEPGAWRQDAVRGAAEAFAELAGRGYLMPGSEALSHTEAQAAWCQGKAAFIPSGSWLESEQQAVTPQGFQMTMGVVPARTASDKLKPAAVEASSTESYLVPAKAKNVAGGLEFLRMLFSRNACREFARTAGTLPSVAGATDGLTLSSGLGSVSAAVKAAGTELVSFRHRGWYPVLRKAADDAVGELITGRLSPVAFTERVQQAADALAKDGSVKKYTR